A portion of the Oxynema aestuarii AP17 genome contains these proteins:
- a CDS encoding metal ABC transporter substrate-binding protein yields the protein MNRLNWGKWLLALGVLPVAIACSEAPPPPETDLTQSQETIASSGDRVQIVATFLPMYWFTKAIAGDVADVELLIPPGSDVHEYQTKPADVRAIANADLIVKNGLDLESFLDETIANSGNAKLKQIEASRGIEAIDRLSPVVEPLEEHGEDHAHEEDKNGHDHSHEAGNPHVWMDPVLAQQQTIAIRDGLIEIDPKNRSTYEANAAAYIEQLKQLDREFQEELKPYSNCSFITFHDAYPYLAQRYNLQQIAVVEIPETSLSPGDIQTTIEAVEQYQAKALFGEPGVDNKLLESLSQDLNLKLYSIDPLVSGDLDPQHYFKAMQSNLETLKTACKPLS from the coding sequence GTGAACCGCCTGAACTGGGGAAAGTGGTTGTTAGCGCTGGGGGTTTTACCCGTGGCGATCGCCTGTAGCGAAGCTCCCCCGCCCCCCGAAACCGATCTCACGCAAAGTCAAGAAACGATCGCATCCTCCGGCGATCGGGTTCAAATCGTGGCGACCTTTTTACCCATGTACTGGTTTACCAAAGCGATCGCCGGAGACGTCGCCGATGTCGAGTTATTAATCCCTCCCGGTTCGGACGTTCACGAATATCAAACCAAACCCGCCGACGTTCGGGCGATCGCCAACGCCGATCTGATCGTCAAAAATGGACTCGATCTCGAAAGTTTTCTCGACGAAACGATCGCCAATAGCGGTAACGCCAAGCTCAAACAGATCGAAGCCAGTCGAGGAATTGAGGCGATCGATCGCCTTTCTCCCGTCGTCGAACCTCTCGAAGAACATGGCGAAGACCACGCTCACGAAGAAGACAAAAACGGTCACGACCACAGTCACGAAGCGGGAAATCCTCACGTGTGGATGGATCCGGTTTTAGCGCAACAACAAACGATCGCCATTCGCGATGGCTTAATAGAGATCGACCCCAAAAATCGCAGCACTTACGAAGCCAATGCCGCCGCCTACATCGAGCAACTCAAACAGCTCGATCGCGAATTCCAAGAAGAACTCAAACCCTATAGTAACTGTAGTTTCATTACCTTTCACGATGCCTATCCCTATCTCGCCCAACGCTATAACTTGCAACAAATAGCCGTAGTTGAAATTCCCGAAACCAGTTTGTCTCCCGGGGACATTCAAACTACCATTGAAGCCGTAGAACAGTACCAAGCCAAAGCCCTATTTGGCGAACCGGGAGTAGATAATAAATTATTAGAAAGCCTCTCCCAAGATCTCAATTTAAAACTCTATTCGATCGATCCCTTAGTTTCCGGCGATCTCGACCCCCAGCATTACTTTAAAGCCATGCAGTCCAACCTAGAAACCTTAAAAACCGCCTGCAAACCGTTGTCATGA